Sequence from the Miscanthus floridulus cultivar M001 chromosome 16, ASM1932011v1, whole genome shotgun sequence genome:
TAGACAATGTATCAAAGCAGGATGAGTGGACAATCACAAACCAAATTTGATATAGGAGATGAGGGTCTTTTACATTTAAGGCCTAAGAGCATTTGTCACATGAATTTTCATGTACACTGAGATCTCTTTAGGATTAAATGTCAAAAAACAAATTACCAGTACTCATCTACGCCCAGCTTTTGAACCACTGTGTTGCTTATGCACCCCAGGACCCATGCACGAAAAGAGTGATGGTCTCTTTGGCTTTGAGCCAAACAGAAAAGTTCTAAGGGGAACCCCGGCTTTTGTTGACAGGTTCCGGAAGTTTTGTTGGGCTCGGTGGCTTCTTGCTATAGATACCTCGAGATTCTCTCTGAGCTTCAAGAGCACCCTTCCAACCTCCACTTGAAGGCCTCTTACATGGTCCAGCCCAGCTTCTAGCTCCTTAGCAACTTTGTTGTTCTCTTGTTTCATATTAAGCACCTCTCCTTGGAATTTTGCAGCTTGAAAAGGGTTGAAGTGAACTTCATCGCATTTATCCAAAGTTGTGATCTTTGATATATCTTCTTGTATGCTGCATAGTGATGAAAATCTGTTCTCTACCTCTCCTTTCAATAGCACGTTCTTTTCAATCCAAACTTGAAGATCTGTATTTAGATCCCTGAATTTCTTTTCTAGTACTGCTGATTCCAGCTTTGCTACCTGATAACTACCAGCAAAGCCATAAGTGCCCCCGTCTTCCTGTTCATCATTCAATCTGTGCATCTCAGTTTTCAACATGTCAAAGGATATTTGGAAATTCCGTATTTGATGATATGATGTGCTAAACCTCAACCAGAAGTTCAAGTTCTCCCCCAAGACCCTGTCAATTTCTACTCTAAATTTCTCCTCTGCAACCGAAGAAGCTAGCGAGTCATCAACTTGCCATTGCTTAATGTATTCCTCTATCTCAGCAATCTCTTTGTCTTCTGTAGTAGGACTGGTGCTTATCTTGGATGTTTCTTCTGACTTAGCAATCTCTTTGTCTTCTGTAGTAGGACTGGTGCTTATCTTGGATGTTTCTTCTGACTTCTCTATACTCTCAATAATAGAAGCACTCATCTTTTTCTGCAAAGAACTTAGCATGCGCCTAAGCGAGTGGATCTCCTCATCTTTCGTTGCATTGGCACTCTTAAGTTCCTTCAGTTCTGACATTGCCTCAAGATGGTACTCTTGATTTCTCTTCTCAATTTCTGAAAGCTTTTGCTCTGTATCTTTGTAGCTCTTAAGTACAGATGCATAATCTTCTAATAGAATCTTACCCTCACCTTCGGATTCTTTTGGAACTAGCTGTTTCTGGGCTACAAGACCTTCTGAGGTTTCTTCATGTTTCTCAATTTCACTTGTAGTGCTATATAGAGATTTGGATGGCTCGTTTTGCACAGAAAGACTTGTTAGTCCTGAGTCATCTTCCAGAGGAGCATCGCCTTTGGAGTCTCGCAATGAATCCACGAAGTCACTGATTTCTTGCTCAGGAGCATGTAATGTTTCGACGAATTCAGTAAGTTCATGGGTGGCTTCAGTCATTTGTTTACAAATGCTCTCAGACCCATTTTGTACAGACTTCCAAATTTGTTGTACTTCTTGCAGCATTTCTTCAACTTTCCTCAACCTGTCAGCCAAGTTACTAGAATCAACAACCAAAGCCACCTTGTCTTGCTCCAAAGCATGCAGGCGCTCATGAAGGCCATCTATCTCAGTCTTCATTCTATCGATCTGAGCATTCTGTGAAGTAGTAGCAAGTTCAAGGTTGATCACCTTTTCCACAAGTCGATCAACCTTATCCGCTAATTCTGCAACTGATAGCTCAGGGTAAGATTCAATTATTTCTTTGACTCTTTGACATATTTCCTGGAGGTTAAGCCTGCCCTCATTCAGAGCAGAATCATCAGCATCCTCGAAGGGCACCAGTTCTAAGTCATGGTGATCATGTCCATCCATTTGTGCATGAGGCAGGCCACATTCATTCTTGAAGGTTTTCAGCTTTTCAATTGCTTCATTGGCTCGTCGGAGCTCCACCTTCGCCTCTTCAGTCGATCTGTTTTTCTGGTCCTGCAAGTTCACCAATGTATCCTCACAAGACATAATGGCTTGTGCAGCCATCAATGCCCGAGCTTCATTGTCTTCAATGGCTACACCAGTGCTGAAAGCATCTTGCAAATTGCAGACCTCATCCTGCAACTCAGCCACCTGTTTCTCAATGTCTAGATACTTGCCTAGTGCGCTGTCGTATGAGGTCTTCAAGAACTCTTTCTCAGTCTGTAGTGCCAGGATTTGTTTCTGCAGCTTGTCTATCTCCTCCTGCGCCTTCTCCTTGGTCATGTTGGAGGTGACCCTCCGGTGTGCCTGGGCCCCCCCTCTTGGGGACCGGACTGGTGCCCCTGCTCGCGCTCTGCGAGCCCATGGACAAGCCTTCCAGCGCAGGGAATTTGAAGTTGCTGAGATCAATCCCACCGATTGCCTTCGGGAACCCCTCACCATCCCCCTCTTGCATTGAGAACTGCACCTGGTCCGGAAACACGGTGGCAATGGTGTGGTTGGCCTTGTGCAGCTCACTGGATATCCGGTCAAACCTGTCGGCAAGGGCCTGATAGGATCTGAACATCTCCTCCACGTGACTGATGAGCTCTGGCCGGCTTCTGAAGTAGAGCTCTGCCTTCTTGCCGAACGAATCGCCGTCGGCCCCAATGAGCTTGAGCATGGACTTTACCCTGTCCTCCATCTCTGCGcagcaaaagaaagaaaaaaacacaaTCATTGAGCAATGTGCAATACGAACTCGCCATACGACGGGGGATGACAGCTGAATAAATGGGACCGCTTACCGCCGACGGTTGTTTCAAGCCACTTGGACTGGGTGGTGCGGATGTGCGACGCCCACCACCAGGAGTAGGCGTTGCTCGCCGCGCGCTGCAGCATAGCCGGCCCGGGTCACACCGCGGCGCGGCCGCCCGCTCCCCCCTCCTCTTCCTACTCCGCGTCGTAGGCCGCACCCTTGCCGCAACGTGGTGAGTGGAGCCGAGACGTGGCGAAGGTGCGCCGTGCGGCGAAAATAGTGGTGGCGTCGGGTCGAGCCGCGGGGGGGCCGGGGGAGAGAAGAGCGGGAGGTAGGGTCGGTGGCGGGGAAGCGGCATGGCAAAATAGGGAGGGGGCGGGGGTGGTTCCTTTCGTGCGGTTGCCGCGGCCAGGCGAGCTGGTGGTGGTTCACGGGCGGGCGGCTGGGCGCGACGCCCGCGGCCGGCGGTGCGGATGGCGGGGCGCGAGAAGCGGGCGGCATGGGCTCGTTTGTGGTGGTTTCCGAGCGTGGCCCGGCGGGTGCGGTCGGCTGTGTTGCCGCACGACGCACGTGGCTGGCCGCCGGCGCACGAGGCGGGCGGGGGGCGGCACGGTGGTGGTGGACTGGCGGTGTTTTCCTCGCCGCTGCGCCTGCGGGGGGCCTCAGCAGGTGGCCCGATGTGGCAAAGGGAGGGCGGCGCCGCTCGGTGCTGTCTTCAGTCGACTTCAGTACTTCTCCCAATTTGTGTGGACTGCACAATACGATTCAAATAATTCGAAAACACATGAATTTTACAGGTATCATACAGGAATTTTATAAAAAACAGTTTCATTCACAGAAAATTTAAATCAATTTAATTTCATTCACAGAAAAAACATAAGCATAGAAAAAATTCTTGTATTCCGAACAGGACATAACTACATTTTGGAGGGTGTTTTACTCTACGTATAGCAAGTACGGTATGCTGTGTAACCTTCGTTCTAAATTGTAGCTCACTTTTTTAATCTAAATAAATCCAAATTTCTAACTTAAACAAAGTTTTTATAATGTAAATATATCAATATCCAGGTATTGGTTTAGTTAAATtatttactccctccgttccttaatataagtcatatagtttttagcatcaATATTAACACACAGCTTAGGAAAGGATGTGAAActgagaaaaaaaaggaaaattaggccatcttctctcttccaatcagattgcttcataaatctaagggattggttggggcatgtgctatgtacggtgggaatgtttccaaactaatcggcgtgggagctgatacgcacctatattttagaattttctttagaaatctatatagcttatattaaggaacggagagaGTATAAAACATATCTGGTATAATATGAACACATTAATTTAATATCTATAAGTTAAAATAATGTTATTAAGTTATCTGCGACCACAATTAAAGCTAAGGAAGTTTGATACATAGCTAAAATAAGCTATAAAATTTGAAACAAAGGGAGTATTTCTACACGTCTTCAAACATATTTTATCCATGCATCATATATTAGCGGCCTAGCCAGCTTAACAAATACTCCCTCCAGCCAAAAACATGTCGTTTAGAATAACATGTGGTCAAAAATTAGAAACTACAAACataaataaatattaaattaTTAAGGTTGGAAACATGTTGTTATGTGTGTATCTTTGTATTCAAATGTACTTAAAAACTCTCACTAATTTAAAGGAATTCAAGAACATATCCTAGAAGAAATTAGTGGTTAAATATACACATCGAAGATCATGTAAAGCCAAATGTGTCAAGTATTTTTTTAACTAAGGTAGAATAATCTTTTCTATTAAAGCCATCCGGCGCACTTTAGTAATTTGCAAACACCGTTATATCAAAAGCTAAAGAGTTCAAACTAAATCTAGGAATTTCATCAACCCATATATTAAATCTTGTTTTGTATCAAAACATCTCCTAGCTAGCTCATGCACCAcccacagcctgttcgtttggctatggcttgtcataaacgatcgtaaatttccagccggaacagtatttttctcttacacaaaccagtcagcagtacttcttcacgaaccagcaacgatatgaactagccaaccgaacagactgaGGCCTATTAGCTTCTCTGTAGCAGTGTTCAATGCTAGCATTACCAAAACCTATCCAAAGCGCCATGCACTAGTCGTAGATGGTTGCTGCTGATGTTGCCGAGAAACCATCATCTTTCATAGTGTCAACGATCTGCATGCAGTCTGATTGAACTATGAggctgttgctaccaatatgttCTGCTAGCGGTAGatctgttgaaagctctagtttaattttggtgaattaataaaaCTCTATGTACTAACCTATGCTCTAAGTAATGGAGCAAAGATGGAGTCTAAGGTGATGGTGTTGGACATGTGATAATGATGAAGCGCccgacttggaaaagaagaaagagaaaaataaaataggctcaagacaaaggtatatttgatagggtcattttgttttgatgatcaagacacttagtgagtgtgatcatatttaggatagatagtcatactattaagagggttgaaactcgtcgtgaaatacggttatcaaagtgccactagatattctaactcattgcatatgcatttagattctagtgagtgctaacacccttgaaaatacttgtgaaaaatactaacacatgtacacattggtgatacacttggtggttagcacttggaagcaagggtgaagaagttagagaagAGGAGGTGCTATTTCTTGTGACCGTATGCAGCACTAGAACTTGCTTGGGTGCGTCTGGTCAAGTGGTGAGGTGTTGGCGTGGCCTCGGGTCCTGACCGGACTCTAGTAGTGGCACATGACCGGACGCCGTGGAAACACTGTTCCTACGTCCAGTCGTGGTGACGTGGCGCTGGCGCAAGGCTCGGGTgaggacatgacttagggcgagTCCGGTCATGGTCGATCTGACGCATCTAATCGAGAAAAAGCGGCTgtagatgcttactagaagtgaccagacttGGCACGTGGGTGCGTCCGTTCATTCCACAGCGCGTTAGGTCATCGGCTTGGGGACACGGGCTTAGGAGTGACCTGACGCGGCATCGGCGCATCCGGTCATCgcgttggtgcgtccggtcatcacttagtTGTTGACGCGGGTTCATTTGACCGTTGGTGATCAACGGCGGAGGCTAAAAGATGGGGACGCGTGGCAGCATCcggtggaccagacgctggctcggGTGCATCCGGTCGCCCCGACCAGCGCGTCTAGTCCCCATGCTGTCATCCCCTCATTGACCATAAGGACTCTATTGGTTTAGGAGCTCTATAAATAGAGCTTGGCCagcttgggctcactctcttggccatttctattgagacTACATCCTAGTGAGCCTAGTTATTCCTTTCTAACTCACCtagcttgattgattcatcatttggtgagatttgagagcatccaagtgcattgttttaagtgattgcatctagaggcacttggtgattgtgtttcgctatgggattcgcttgttacttttggtggttgccgccactgttaacggtcactaacatcaattataaaccgtcaacataacatgtatttatacttaattccatcacaaatataggtataggggttttaactaataaattccatgagttttggtgaatctgtgttttcagcagggtttatccagaaaaccgtcaagggggacttattcgtcaaaggaaattatagaATTCCACCGCATAAACAtcgtgggaagattctagaagactctaggggGCTCTCCATTGAAGCAGACCCTgaggggctaccatgtggggccggctagccccacctataggccacccagcccctaggcccacctgtcagccttcgcgtcgcaatgtcggttctccaccgcctcctaggatgcatctatgcTGTCaattaagtcggtttgatccaagggctcacgttggatgctctggcctatatataccagcctctgccaccctccctagagccatcttgaaaccctaattcatatcatgaggatcagagtcagctatcaagagaagattagttctccataggatctagtcttgtaaataatagtgagataaaTAGTGAGGGAACAGTTTCGAGGAGGTGCTAGCATGTCGtttgtggcagaactgcccaaaataacacacttacggaggtgcttatctttcactAGACTATAAGCACCTCGAAGTTGAGCTACATCAGACAGTTCCAtcaagcacaccccatgggagaacccgaaaatccttCCACGATAATGGAATCCTGCCTTTCAGCGGCCAGTGTCCTACGCTTAGCCCTGGTgataaggtaggcctctcccaactaaTGGGCATgctgatctttagcctcctttagagcttccaacATGGCAGTCTTCCGACTCTCTGCGGCTGCCGCACTAgcatgcgcttcggcaagctacacctggagcatcctggagaagatctcggcttccttggctcactaaaggcacttcctcagctccgaggcttgccggtcatactgctcatctagagtaagcaggtacgtggtcaagtgcaccatggttggactatcttcttacgcatcccgcccttgcaaagcctccatgtgagacctccatgcccgtcgattcttttTCAAAGGtgaaaagaacctcatgggggtacgagcaatgggctcttcatagatctggcaaaggtatcGCAAGGcattgtgggccacaacctggtaggtgtcgatgaagcaaaacccagttgcagtcacattccaggcttcaaTGATGCCGagaaactcctcactcttcccaatgtagacggtaacttcacaccactcagtgccatgcttttcatactcacggccctcatacttagGATagtctttgactctgagcttttgtagtgTGGCATATAGGATTTTGGGGAAACCCTCAGtgtttaggcagtaactactaacccagacTCCTACCATTCCTGGTGAGTGGTTGTAAGGAAGgattgagcgaaaagcttgctcaaaataaaaagctagacgagctaaagtgcaccgagtagtggtaccaatggctaagccaggccctgcttataatggtagagtggtcagtggtcctggcgtaGTCCACCAAGGTTCCTGCGTGGGCCACTTCAAACGAATCGATTGATTTTTTCTGTGCATCCAAGGcaagcgatgtccgaggccattattGACTAGTACAACTGTAGGGCAAGGGCCCAACAAGAGCGCAAAAAAGAGTATGGGTAGATGTGGGTCATGGTAGGCATGAACCACAGGTGAATGCAGAGCAGGAAGCCACAGTGCTACAGTAACTCCTAAACTAGGACGAATCAGTCATGcataatacgacacgcgtgacacctatggatggcgtatctgtaAGCAATAcaggcactacaatgcacaaacagatatacatgaatgcatgtcctatatgTCCTTCAACTATTGCCAAtatatagggcaaccattcttagatttttggcatatcgttctctccctatagctagtcgatactatcggactatgctcgaggttagtgtacctgtagaaaacttgattacgcctacctaagtcagcagagtgtcatctatcctagatacataaccatagtaatagggctacttatataactttgctTGCAACATCCTAACTTtctgaaaagaatttgttgtcgaGTTTTAATTTAGAAATAGGttctgaagctttatttcctcatttatgctttgataccacctgtggtagaatcgcccaaaataacacacttacggaggtgcttgtcttccactagaccctAAGCACCCTGAAGGTGAGCTACATCAGgcagttctatcgagcacaccccatgggagaacccaaaaatgcacatttttttcatcaggatcacaaatgagagaataaagcttacaacattcttaagtcatttcttacatgattttccatgcaacatcagagtatagtatttattaattataacaacaGGATATACCCATGTTCTCAAAGtttcagcggaaataaaatcatttaatgacaagctAAACATTAACATGATAGGGATATTAATTTCTAAAGCTAGATGACTCGGTGCAATCTAcgtgatcctatcatactagtaagactcatgggataaggatatatatgcaagtgggtttcattcaactccttaaacttaatgcacaagcataaaataaagtgtagaataatagaggTTTTGCACCGGGGAacatatctagtgcaaaccaacctctccgtgcaaaccgtgcaaaccaactgtgggggagaggtgggaggggggATTTGCAAAAGTGTAATTACACCCGCTCCTAATCACACTTTTGCAAATcccccctcccacctctccccCGCAGTTGGTTTGCATGGTTTGCATGGAGAGGTTGGTTTGAACTTGATACGTTGCCtttgcaccgaggcttgcctaggtaagatataaccaagttagctttcatcttagtggcatgatcatcaagtcaccatctgtTTTCGTTACTCCCAATGAAATCACACGGCCACTGTGCATGCTATTCACGCGGACATCAATCATGCACTAATGACCCTATAATAATTCACCTTCACCTCGGGGGGGTCCCTAGCCACCCCTACGCGCGCTGGTGTGGTGAACGTGGCACTAGACGACCATGTCAGCCAACCAGGACCCGCCCCAGCCAAGCTAGCGGGCTAACCTACACCTACAGCCTAGGTGCCTACACTAGCCGAAGCTATGGTAGCGGCGAAGCTTGCGggagtgatggccatggtgagtgGCCACATGCGATGGTGGCGTGACCGTACTGGCCATCCTAGACCACCGTGCCGCTACTAGCTAGCATGAGAGCACTATTAGCTTACCCTAGTCACGGCTGCGGTGATGGTTTGGTCAGAGATACCTTGAGCAGGACTGACCATGTGCGGCTAGCGAGAGGCAGTGGCGCTCCGTGATGACACGGTCGCATCAGCAATACCAGTGAGGCGGTAGAGGTGCAAGCAAGGAGCGCAGGGTGCAATGGAGGTGGAGGCGAAGCTCATGGCACAGTTGGCTGGGCATGGGATGGTGCGGTGGTTGGTTGCCCTTGGCCACAGCCAAACCTAGCCTTAATGGCACGGTGGAGGGAAAGCAACAAAATTGGACGTTGGCACGCTGGCTAACCACGTGGGCGTAGCTCCGACGATATTAGCAGAGAGGGAGGGATAGAGAGAAGTGATGGGGCAGTGAGTGGGCTCGGTAATGCTTTGGCTCGGTGGGATGCAAGTGACGTGCTACAAACTTACCCACGTAGGGGCTATAGACAATGTGCGCATCCCTGACCGACCATGGCCCATGCGGttgcagtgccataaatggcaagcgACGACAAGCGGGCCACGTGCATGTGGCATCAAACTAGGCCAGCGGTGAGGAGCGGGCGCAACAGATAGACATGAGTTCGATGGATGAGACTACAGCAGCAGCGACTGTGGCGTGGCATGAGGCGGTGGCGGCTCATCAGTGCGCGGAGCAGGGCAGTGCCACCTTGCCGTGCGAGCGGCAGTAGTGATGCTATGGCCGGCCAAGCTCAGCAACACGCATGCGCGCATAGAGCACACCG
This genomic interval carries:
- the LOC136513551 gene encoding LOW QUALITY PROTEIN: protein NETWORKED 2A-like (The sequence of the model RefSeq protein was modified relative to this genomic sequence to represent the inferred CDS: deleted 1 base in 1 codon), coding for MLQRAASNAYSWWWASHIRTTQSKWLETTVGEMEDRVKSMLKLIGADGDSFGKKAELYFRSRPELISHVEEMFRSYQALADRFDRISSELHKANHTIATVFPDQVQFSMQEGDGEGFPKAIGGIDLSNFKFPALEGLSMGSQSASRGTSPVPKRGAQAHRRVTSNMTKEKAQEEIDKLQKQILALQTEKEFLKTSYDSALGKYLDIEKQVAELQDEVCNLQDAFSTGVAIEDNEARALMAAQAIMSCEDTLVNLQDQKNRSTEEAKVELRRANEAIEKLKTFKNECGLPHAQMDGHDHHDLELVPFEDADDSALNEGRLNLQEICQRVKEIIESYPELSVAELADKVDRLVEKVINLELATTSQNAQIDRMKTEIDGLHERLHALEQDKVALVVDSSNLADRLRKVEEMLQEVQQIWKSVQNGSESICKQMTEATHELTEFVETLHAPEQEISDFVDSLRDSKGDAPLEDDSGLTSLSVQNEPSKSLYSTTSEIEKHEETSEGLVAQKQLVPKESEGEGKILLEDYASVLKSYKDTEQKLSEIEKRNQEYHLEAMSELKELKSANATKDEEIHSLRRMLSSLQKKMSASIIESIEKSEETSKISTSPTTEDKEIAKSEETSKISTSPTTEDKEIAEIEEYIKQWQVDDSLASSVAEEKFRVEIDRVLGENLNFWLRFSTSYHQIRNFQISFDMLKTEMHRLNDEQEDGGTYGFAGSYQVAKLESAVLEKKFRDLNTDLQVWIEKNVLLKGEVENRFSSLCSIQEDISKITTLDKCDEVHFNPFQAAKFQGEVLNMKQENNKVAKELEAGLDHVRGLQVEVGRVLLKLRENLEVSIARSHRAQQNFRNLSTKAGVPLRTFLFGSKPKRPSLFSCMGPGVHKQHSGSKAGRR